A region of Paraburkholderia sp. BL23I1N1 DNA encodes the following proteins:
- a CDS encoding TrlF family AAA-like ATPase — protein MSNERIGSTWKKWDLHVHTPASIVNNYPGKLEEAWEAFFSDLEALPPDFKVIGINDYLFVDGYERVLKAKREGGRLKNLDLILPVVELRLDKFGGVVKEGKGGFTQSGWSRINLHVIFDQVEPALIREQFLSAISPDYKLIAGAEAAGGTWGGVITPENLTALGQAIIDSVPADKRDAFGSPLKEGFNNLNVGFERVKLALSKPLLADRHLLAIGKTEWENLKWDDHTIAEKKSVINEADLVFTAAENPEAYLKGRNKLRESGVNAALLDCSDAHHLRNTEHKDRIGNCFTWIKADATFSGLAQAIYEFDDRVYVGDVPPKRQLVERNRTKYASAIRIGKKPGSTLTDTWFDVDLPLNADLVAIIGNKGSGKSALSDIIALVGDTKNHGGFSFLNDNRFRNPKGRLAQHFVGTLVWQDGNQSKRDLDEDPQASSVERVKYLPQSYLETLCNELGGGGSSTFDTELRKIIYSHVPEEDQLGKASMDELLDFKVAEINAARQSVLNEISKINAEILLTQKRLTQEFKVGLEEQLATKKAELVALEGAKPAEIEDPGASATAQVESQQAAALIQTLEQQAQEISKEEATLRERKSLAAKKQAVSKRIVQALSNHRKTHELFVAELQALLNELDSGVKVEDLVELRIESAPIDNIATAVGNEILDIDAQLQSAEPGSLMKRREGVETAIAATKGKLDEKQRLFIRYKEALAEWEGAKVDLVGSKDKVNSIAWFEAELEGLNALPNRLAGLRANRIELTKKIHEHIVATGDEYKRLYEPVQAFVKSAEKMDMSLPLDFEVRIEESRFQEHFLGRLNRQSRGSFSGVDDSNELMRVLLREASFVTADDAVVFAEKIDDMLRYDRRDQQGRETRLADQLRRGVEAQELLDYLYGLAYLSPRYSLTYDNQEIGQLSPGERGLLLLVFYLLVDKDDIPIVIDQPEENLDNQTIYRILVKCIKAAKERRQVIMVTHNPNLAVVCDAEQIIYAQCNKAESRFTYDSGGIENPTIRAKVVQILEGTEPAFKNRRVKYGL, from the coding sequence ATGTCCAATGAGAGAATCGGATCGACATGGAAGAAGTGGGATCTCCACGTCCACACTCCTGCATCAATCGTCAACAACTACCCTGGAAAGCTAGAGGAGGCGTGGGAAGCCTTTTTCTCGGATCTCGAAGCGCTCCCGCCTGATTTTAAGGTTATCGGCATCAACGATTACCTGTTCGTCGACGGCTATGAGCGAGTGCTCAAAGCAAAGCGTGAAGGCGGCCGTCTGAAAAATCTGGATTTGATCCTGCCTGTTGTTGAGCTCCGGCTCGACAAATTCGGCGGCGTGGTCAAGGAGGGAAAAGGTGGTTTCACTCAATCAGGGTGGAGCCGTATCAATCTGCATGTGATTTTCGATCAAGTCGAGCCAGCGCTGATCCGAGAGCAGTTTCTGAGCGCGATCAGCCCCGACTACAAGCTCATTGCGGGTGCCGAAGCTGCCGGAGGGACGTGGGGCGGGGTGATCACCCCCGAGAATCTTACCGCATTGGGTCAGGCGATCATTGATTCGGTTCCCGCCGACAAACGGGATGCTTTTGGTTCACCACTGAAAGAGGGGTTCAACAATCTCAACGTGGGTTTTGAGCGCGTGAAATTGGCCCTGTCCAAACCACTTTTGGCCGATCGCCATCTTCTCGCCATCGGCAAGACCGAATGGGAGAACCTCAAGTGGGACGACCATACGATCGCTGAGAAGAAGAGCGTCATCAACGAGGCCGATCTTGTATTCACGGCCGCGGAGAATCCCGAGGCGTATTTGAAAGGGCGGAATAAGCTGCGAGAGTCAGGGGTAAACGCCGCCCTGTTGGACTGCTCCGACGCTCACCACCTACGCAACACCGAACACAAGGATAGGATCGGCAATTGCTTCACTTGGATCAAGGCGGATGCCACTTTCTCTGGTCTTGCTCAGGCGATATACGAGTTCGATGATAGGGTTTATGTAGGTGACGTCCCGCCCAAGAGGCAGTTGGTCGAAAGAAATCGGACGAAATACGCTTCGGCCATCCGCATTGGCAAGAAGCCGGGCTCGACCCTAACCGACACATGGTTCGATGTCGATCTGCCGTTGAACGCCGATTTAGTGGCCATCATCGGCAACAAGGGAAGCGGAAAGAGCGCGCTTTCTGACATCATTGCGCTTGTCGGCGACACTAAGAACCATGGCGGTTTTTCTTTTCTCAACGACAACAGGTTTCGCAACCCAAAAGGGCGTTTGGCGCAGCACTTCGTCGGAACCCTCGTTTGGCAGGATGGGAACCAATCCAAGCGGGATCTTGATGAGGATCCCCAGGCGAGCAGCGTGGAGCGCGTGAAGTATCTGCCGCAAAGCTACCTTGAAACCCTTTGCAACGAGCTCGGAGGGGGCGGGTCATCGACATTCGACACTGAACTGCGAAAGATTATCTACTCCCACGTCCCCGAAGAGGATCAGCTTGGCAAAGCATCGATGGACGAGTTGCTCGACTTCAAGGTGGCGGAAATCAACGCGGCGAGGCAAAGCGTTCTTAATGAAATTTCCAAAATTAATGCCGAAATTCTTCTGACGCAGAAACGACTAACTCAGGAATTCAAGGTTGGACTGGAGGAGCAACTCGCCACCAAGAAGGCCGAGCTCGTGGCGTTGGAGGGGGCCAAGCCGGCGGAGATTGAAGATCCCGGCGCTTCCGCCACGGCACAGGTGGAATCACAGCAGGCGGCGGCGTTGATTCAAACGCTTGAACAGCAAGCGCAAGAGATCAGCAAGGAAGAGGCGACGCTTCGCGAGCGCAAGAGTCTGGCGGCGAAGAAGCAAGCGGTGTCAAAGCGAATTGTTCAAGCGCTCTCAAACCACCGCAAGACGCACGAGCTGTTCGTGGCGGAGTTGCAGGCGCTGCTCAACGAGCTGGACTCGGGGGTTAAGGTGGAGGATCTGGTCGAGCTCCGGATTGAATCCGCGCCGATCGACAATATCGCCACGGCGGTTGGCAATGAAATTCTCGACATTGACGCCCAGCTTCAGAGCGCCGAACCCGGCAGCCTGATGAAGCGCAGGGAAGGCGTCGAGACTGCGATCGCGGCGACCAAGGGCAAACTGGATGAGAAGCAGCGGTTGTTCATCCGTTATAAGGAGGCGCTAGCCGAGTGGGAAGGAGCCAAGGTCGATCTCGTTGGCAGCAAGGACAAGGTCAACAGCATCGCTTGGTTCGAGGCGGAGCTGGAAGGGCTGAACGCGCTGCCCAATAGACTAGCGGGGCTGCGCGCCAACCGAATCGAACTAACCAAGAAGATCCACGAGCATATCGTCGCGACCGGCGACGAATACAAGCGCCTCTATGAACCCGTTCAAGCTTTTGTGAAATCGGCAGAAAAGATGGACATGTCTCTGCCGCTAGACTTCGAGGTCAGGATCGAGGAGTCTCGATTCCAAGAACATTTTCTTGGGCGCCTCAACCGCCAGTCGCGGGGCTCTTTCTCAGGGGTCGATGACAGCAATGAGCTCATGCGCGTCTTGTTGAGGGAGGCGAGCTTCGTCACTGCTGACGATGCGGTTGTGTTCGCCGAAAAAATTGATGACATGCTTCGCTATGACCGACGAGACCAACAAGGGCGCGAAACACGGTTGGCGGATCAGTTGCGCCGGGGAGTCGAAGCGCAAGAACTCCTAGACTATCTATATGGACTCGCCTACCTTTCTCCGCGCTATTCGCTAACCTACGACAATCAGGAGATTGGGCAACTCTCTCCCGGCGAAAGAGGGCTGCTGCTGTTGGTTTTCTACTTGCTGGTTGACAAGGATGACATTCCCATCGTCATCGACCAACCCGAAGAGAACTTGGACAATCAGACCATCTATCGGATTCTGGTGAAGTGCATTAAGGCGGCCAAGGAACGTCGGCAGGTGATCATGGTCACCCACAACCCCAATCTAGCGGTAGTGTGCGACGCGGAGCAGATCATCTACGCACAGTGCAACAAAGCGGAGAGTCGCTTTACATACGACTCTGGCGGCATTGAGAACCCAACGATCCGTGCCAAGGTGGTTCAGATTCTCGAAGGGACCGAGCCAGCCTTCAAGAATCGCCGCGTTAAATATGGCCTTTGA
- a CDS encoding ATP-binding protein, which produces MPRSAKQKQGFGYLFEEDYLVRTLGRIARDPEVALTELVANAWDAGASQVDTAIPLAKDANLVVRDNGHGLTPAQFKARWMTLGYDRVKNQGEDVEFAPERKDLRRRAYGRNGAGRHGLLCFGDLYSVETWRGGRAARSRSERRAGKNHSVSRVKRLSSGRAVAPSCPSQWLGTSRTPMLSDRSFRRGFCTTRSLSCGSTDSRCRWLCDVVGRCGLNAHPRYAHLLLPHLRASYQFLMSSFSRVGSRQQLVNV; this is translated from the coding sequence ATGCCCCGATCCGCAAAGCAAAAACAGGGCTTTGGCTACCTCTTCGAGGAGGACTATCTCGTCAGGACGCTGGGCCGCATTGCCCGCGACCCCGAGGTAGCGCTAACAGAGCTTGTCGCCAATGCGTGGGATGCCGGGGCCTCGCAAGTGGACACCGCTATCCCGCTGGCCAAAGACGCGAACTTGGTTGTGAGGGACAACGGCCACGGGCTGACGCCGGCACAGTTCAAAGCGCGTTGGATGACGCTTGGATACGATCGCGTGAAGAACCAGGGCGAAGATGTTGAGTTCGCGCCAGAACGCAAGGATCTAAGACGCAGGGCTTATGGCCGCAACGGGGCGGGGCGTCACGGACTGCTTTGCTTCGGGGATTTGTATTCGGTGGAGACGTGGCGCGGGGGAAGGGCTGCACGTTCGAGATCGGAACGCAGAGCAGGAAAAAACCATTCCGTATCGAGAGTGAAGCGTCTTTCATCCGGCAGGGCAGTCGCACCATCTTGTCCGTCTCAGTGGCTAGGCACCTCCCGGACCCCGATGCTGTCCGACAGATCCTTTCGGCGAGGTTTCTGCACGACCCGCAGTTTGTCGTGCGGGTCAACGGACAGTCGGTGTCGTTGGCTGTGCGACGTCGTTGGCCGCTGCGGTTTGAATGCCCATCCACGGTACGCTCACCTCCTGCTACCACACCTTCGGGCGTCGTACCAATTTCTTATGTCGTCGTTTTCACGCGTTGGTTCTCGACAGCAGCTCGTGAACGTATAA
- a CDS encoding integrase arm-type DNA-binding domain-containing protein has protein sequence MPLTVREVEAARPRPKPYGVADGDGLVLWVTPEGNKFWHFRYRLHGKQPRISLGRYPDVTLQKARQQAAAYRTLVADGADPRAKRRIDRQRADASDDGTFRAAAELWYRSKQDAGRSASTLDKIRTYLDKDILPELGSSKLVNITRADCARVQERFEKRDALNVSKKARGWLREIFSQAIARGNCEFNPASELRVIAKAAPKAKPYPHLLEPELPDFLRALDKSTSRLIAYVAAWMTIWTASRPGMVRYAEWTEVDLDGALWTISADKMKMRRSHVTPLPTQLVKALRELKKLTGRHRYLFPGIGTKHEVISENTINLVFSRIGYKGRMVGHGARHTASTLLREHGWQKDHVEMQLSHLEEGTAGDYNHARYLLQRRAMIQWYADYLDVLKTGMRPDQQEGFRRRVNVIRSRAAVENQRVKTTT, from the coding sequence ATGCCTCTTACCGTCCGCGAAGTCGAAGCAGCCCGGCCCCGGCCAAAGCCCTACGGTGTCGCCGATGGCGACGGTCTGGTCCTCTGGGTCACGCCGGAGGGCAACAAGTTCTGGCATTTCCGCTATCGCCTGCACGGCAAGCAACCGCGTATCTCGCTGGGACGCTACCCCGACGTCACGCTTCAGAAAGCGAGGCAGCAGGCAGCGGCATACCGGACGCTCGTCGCCGACGGCGCCGATCCGCGCGCGAAACGACGGATAGACCGGCAGCGGGCGGACGCCAGCGACGACGGCACGTTCAGGGCCGCTGCTGAACTCTGGTACAGGAGCAAACAGGATGCGGGTCGGTCCGCTTCGACGCTGGACAAGATCCGGACGTACCTCGACAAGGACATCCTGCCCGAGCTCGGTTCGAGCAAGCTGGTGAACATCACGCGCGCAGACTGCGCCCGCGTTCAGGAACGCTTCGAAAAGCGTGACGCCCTCAACGTCTCGAAGAAGGCCCGCGGCTGGTTGCGCGAAATCTTCAGTCAGGCCATCGCGCGCGGCAATTGCGAATTCAATCCGGCTTCAGAACTCAGGGTCATTGCGAAAGCAGCGCCGAAGGCAAAACCCTATCCTCATCTCCTCGAACCGGAACTGCCCGACTTCCTGCGCGCGCTCGATAAATCAACGAGCCGCCTCATCGCCTACGTCGCTGCTTGGATGACGATCTGGACGGCGAGCCGTCCAGGCATGGTCCGGTACGCCGAATGGACCGAAGTCGATCTCGACGGCGCGCTGTGGACGATCTCCGCAGACAAGATGAAGATGAGGCGCAGCCATGTCACGCCCCTTCCAACCCAACTGGTCAAGGCGCTCAGGGAGCTCAAGAAGCTGACTGGCCGTCACAGGTACCTTTTCCCCGGTATCGGCACAAAGCACGAGGTCATCAGCGAAAACACCATCAACCTCGTGTTCTCCAGGATCGGCTACAAGGGGCGCATGGTTGGCCACGGTGCCCGTCACACCGCAAGCACCCTGCTTCGTGAGCACGGCTGGCAGAAGGACCACGTTGAAATGCAGCTATCCCATCTTGAGGAAGGCACTGCCGGCGACTACAACCACGCCAGGTATCTGCTACAACGTCGAGCAATGATTCAGTGGTATGCCGACTACCTCGATGTGCTCAAGACGGGTATGCGACCTGATCAGCAAGAAGGTTTTCGTCGAAGGGTCAATGTTATACGTTCACGAGCTGCTGTCGAGAACCAACGCGTGAAAACGACGACATAA